In Buchnera aphidicola (Lipaphis pseudobrassicae), a genomic segment contains:
- the secY gene encoding preprotein translocase subunit SecY produces the protein MVKQLALNFKNTKKNFCELKQRIVFLIIAIIVFRIGSFIPIPGIDTTILSKILNEQKGTIVDMFNMFSGGALSRASIFSLGIMPYISASIIIQLLTLVHPTLSEIKKEGESGRHKINQYTRYATLILSLLQSIGIATSLPNFSGMHTIIINLDYYFYLTAIVSLVTGTMFLMWLGELITECGIGNGISIIIFVGIIAGLPASISNTIEQTRQGNLHFLFFLFILLLMFLVVFLVVFIERAQRKIVVHYAHRQRGRRIYSAQNTHLPLKINMSGVIPAIFASSVLLFPITIISWFNLSHQWNFLNVISLYLQPNHPLYLVLYVSAIVFFCFFYTGLVFNPRETADNLKKSGAFIAGIRPGEQTTKYINKIMLRLTFFGSFYITFICLMPEFMKTFMNVPFYFGGTSLLIVVVVIIDFISQIQTLMMSNQYDSILKKSNLS, from the coding sequence ATGGTAAAACAATTAGCGTTAAATTTTAAAAATACTAAAAAAAACTTTTGTGAACTAAAACAAAGAATTGTCTTTTTAATTATAGCTATAATTGTATTTCGTATTGGTTCTTTTATTCCAATTCCTGGAATTGATACTACAATTTTATCTAAAATATTAAATGAACAAAAAGGTACTATCGTTGATATGTTTAATATGTTTTCTGGTGGTGCGTTAAGTCGAGCTTCTATTTTTTCTTTAGGTATAATGCCGTATATATCAGCTTCTATTATTATTCAATTGTTAACATTAGTACATCCAACTTTATCTGAAATTAAGAAAGAAGGAGAATCTGGACGTCATAAGATAAATCAGTATACTAGATATGCTACTTTAATATTATCTTTATTACAATCTATTGGAATTGCTACAAGTTTACCGAATTTTTCAGGTATGCATACTATTATAATAAATCTTGATTACTATTTTTATTTAACGGCAATTGTTAGTTTAGTTACGGGTACTATGTTTTTAATGTGGCTAGGTGAATTAATTACAGAATGTGGTATTGGAAATGGAATTTCAATTATTATTTTTGTTGGAATTATAGCAGGTTTGCCAGCATCGATAAGTAATACTATTGAACAGACTAGACAAGGAAATTTACATTTTTTATTTTTTTTATTTATTTTATTATTAATGTTTTTAGTTGTTTTTCTTGTGGTTTTTATTGAACGAGCACAAAGAAAAATTGTTGTACATTACGCTCATCGTCAACGTGGTCGACGTATTTATTCTGCTCAAAATACTCATTTGCCTTTAAAGATTAATATGTCAGGTGTAATACCTGCTATTTTTGCATCTAGTGTACTTCTTTTTCCAATTACGATTATATCATGGTTTAACTTAAGTCATCAATGGAATTTTTTAAACGTTATTTCTCTTTATTTACAACCTAATCATCCTTTATATTTAGTTTTATATGTATCTGCAATAGTATTTTTTTGTTTTTTTTATACAGGATTAGTGTTTAATCCTCGTGAAACAGCTGATAACCTAAAGAAGTCAGGTGCTTTTATTGCAGGAATTAGGCCTGGTGAACAAACTACTAAATATATTAATAAAATTATGTTAAGACTGACATTTTTTGGTTCTTTTTATATTACTTTTATTTGTTTGATGCCAGAATTTATGAAAACTTTCATGAATGTTCCATTTTATTTTGGTGGTACTTCCTTACTGATTGTTGTTGTTGTTATTATAGATTTTATTAGTCAAATTCAAACATTGATGATGTCGAATCAATACGATTCTATATTAAAAAAATCTAATTTGAGTTAA
- the rpsK gene encoding 30S ribosomal protein S11 — protein MAKNSVIRTRKRVKKQILDGIAHIHASFNNTIVTITDRQGNSLGWATSGGSGFRGSRKSTPFAAQIAAERCAEIVKDYGIKNLEVMVKGPGPGRESTIRALNAAGFRITNITDVTPIPHNGCRPPKKRRV, from the coding sequence ATGGCAAAAAATTCAGTAATTCGTACACGGAAACGTGTAAAAAAACAAATTTTAGATGGTATAGCACATATTCATGCTTCTTTTAATAATACCATTGTAACTATTACAGATAGACAAGGAAATTCTTTAGGTTGGGCTACTTCTGGTGGTTCTGGTTTTAGAGGTTCTCGTAAATCCACTCCCTTTGCGGCACAAATTGCAGCAGAACGATGTGCTGAAATTGTAAAAGACTATGGTATAAAAAATCTAGAAGTTATGGTGAAAGGGCCTGGTCCAGGAAGAGAATCGACTATTCGAGCATTAAACGCTGCTGGATTTCGTATTACAAATATAACTGATGTAACACCAATTCCTCATAATGGATGTCGTCCACCTAAAAAACGTCGTGTGTAA
- the rpsN gene encoding 30S ribosomal protein S14, producing MAKQSMKAREVKRIKLANKFYAQRIELKNIISNIHLSEEKRWNAVLKLQSFPRDSSPSRQRNRCRQTGRPHAFLRKFGLSRIKVREAAMKGEIPGLKKASW from the coding sequence ATGGCTAAACAATCAATGAAAGCAAGAGAAGTAAAACGTATAAAATTAGCTAATAAATTTTATGCGCAACGTATTGAGTTAAAAAATATTATTTCTAATATTCATTTATCAGAAGAAAAGCGTTGGAATGCGGTTCTTAAATTACAATCTTTTCCACGTGATTCTAGTCCATCGCGTCAAAGAAATAGATGTCGTCAAACCGGACGACCTCATGCTTTTTTACGAAAATTCGGATTAAGTCGAATTAAAGTTCGAGAAGCGGCTATGAAAGGTGAAATACCTGGATTAAAAAAAGCAAGTTGGTAA
- the rplE gene encoding 50S ribosomal protein L5 — MSTFYNYYKSKVIKQLMLKLNYTSSMQVPRIDKITLNMGVGLAASDKKILDNAILDLTVISGQKPLVTKARKSVAGFKIRQGYPIGCKVTLRGQRKWDFFERLIIIAIPRIRDFRGLSTNSFDGKGNYSLGIREQIIFPEIDYDKVDRVRGLDITITTTAKNDNEGRLLLSSFNFPFRK; from the coding sequence ATGTCTACATTTTATAATTATTATAAATCAAAAGTCATTAAACAACTCATGCTCAAATTAAATTATACTTCTAGTATGCAGGTTCCTAGAATTGATAAAATAACTTTAAATATGGGTGTAGGTTTAGCAGCTTCTGATAAAAAAATTTTAGATAATGCTATTTTAGACTTAACAGTAATATCTGGACAAAAACCATTAGTGACTAAAGCTCGTAAATCAGTGGCAGGTTTTAAAATTCGTCAAGGTTATCCTATTGGCTGTAAAGTTACATTACGTGGTCAAAGAAAATGGGATTTTTTTGAGCGTTTAATAATTATTGCTATTCCGCGTATTCGTGATTTTCGTGGATTATCAACTAATTCTTTTGATGGAAAAGGAAATTATAGTTTAGGAATACGAGAGCAGATTATTTTTCCTGAAATTGATTATGATAAAGTTGATCGAGTACGTGGATTAGATATTACTATAACTACTACAGCTAAAAATGATAATGAAGGTCGCTTATTATTATCCTCGTTTAATTTTCCCTTTCGAAAATAG
- the rpsM gene encoding 30S ribosomal protein S13, with protein sequence MARIAGINIPENKHTVIALTAIYGIGKKRSKLICSIVKISENSKITDLNEEQIELLRINVAKYVIEGDLRREKTLNIKRLIDLGCYRGLRHRRHLPVHGQRTKTNARTCKGPRKPIKK encoded by the coding sequence ATGGCACGTATTGCAGGCATTAACATCCCAGAAAATAAACATACTGTAATTGCATTAACCGCAATATACGGAATTGGAAAAAAACGTTCTAAACTTATTTGTTCTATTGTAAAAATTTCTGAAAATTCTAAAATCACAGATTTGAATGAAGAACAAATTGAATTATTAAGGATTAATGTTGCGAAATATGTTATTGAAGGTGATTTACGGAGAGAAAAAACTTTAAATATTAAACGTTTAATTGATCTTGGTTGTTATCGTGGTTTACGTCATCGAAGACATCTTCCAGTGCATGGACAGAGGACGAAAACTAATGCTAGAACTTGTAAAGGTCCTAGAAAACCAATAAAAAAATAA
- the rplX gene encoding 50S ribosomal protein L24: protein MASKLRRNDEVIVLTGKDKGKKGVIKSILSSNKVIINGLNMIKKHQKPIPSQNRIGGIIEKEAPIQISNIAIFNPESNKSDRVGFKFKEGKKIRFFKSNGKVIK from the coding sequence ATGGCATCAAAATTACGTCGTAATGACGAAGTCATTGTATTGACTGGGAAAGATAAGGGAAAAAAAGGTGTTATCAAAAGTATTTTATCTTCAAATAAAGTAATCATAAATGGTTTAAATATGATTAAAAAACACCAAAAACCAATTCCTTCGCAAAATAGAATAGGTGGTATTATTGAAAAAGAAGCTCCTATTCAAATATCAAATATTGCTATTTTTAACCCAGAATCTAATAAATCAGATCGTGTTGGTTTTAAGTTTAAAGAAGGGAAAAAAATTCGTTTTTTTAAATCTAATGGAAAAGTTATTAAATAG
- the rplR gene encoding 50S ribosomal protein L18 — translation MIIISKNKIFSRIRRSMKTRCKIKELGATRLVVHRTSRHIYAQIISSEDSKVLVFASTLEKKISCTLKYTGNKEAAKVIGKIIAERALSKGICNVSFDRSGFKYHGRIKQLAKSAREVGLNF, via the coding sequence ATGATTATTATAAGTAAAAACAAAATTTTTAGTCGTATACGCAGATCTATGAAAACACGTTGTAAAATCAAAGAACTAGGTGCAACTCGATTAGTTGTACACCGTACTTCTCGTCATATATATGCCCAAATCATTTCTTCTGAAGATTCCAAAGTTTTAGTATTTGCTTCAACTTTAGAAAAAAAGATAAGCTGTACTTTAAAATATACAGGTAATAAAGAAGCGGCAAAAGTAATAGGGAAGATTATTGCCGAAAGAGCCTTATCAAAAGGAATATGTAATGTTTCTTTTGATCGATCTGGTTTTAAATATCATGGTCGTATAAAACAATTAGCAAAATCCGCTCGTGAAGTTGGACTTAATTTTTAA
- the rpsD gene encoding 30S ribosomal protein S4, with the protein MAKYLGPKLKLSRREGTDLFLKSGLRAIESKCKLEQPPGQHGIRKPRLSDYATQLREKQKVRRLYGVLERQFKIYYKLAVSLKGNTGANLLQLLESRLDNVVYRMGFGCTRAESRQLINHKSIMVNDKIVNIASYQISPNDRVSVRSKSKNQSRIKASLILVEQREKPIWLEVDPTKMEGIFKRFPERSDLSAEINEHLIVELYSK; encoded by the coding sequence ATGGCGAAATATTTAGGTCCAAAATTAAAATTAAGTCGACGTGAAGGAACTGATTTGTTTTTAAAGTCAGGTCTTCGTGCAATAGAATCAAAATGTAAACTAGAGCAACCTCCTGGACAACATGGAATTCGAAAACCTAGATTATCTGATTATGCCACTCAATTACGTGAAAAACAAAAAGTTCGTCGTTTATATGGCGTTTTAGAACGTCAGTTTAAGATATATTATAAACTTGCAGTTAGTTTAAAGGGAAATACTGGCGCTAATTTGTTACAGTTATTAGAAAGTAGATTAGATAATGTAGTGTATCGAATGGGATTTGGTTGTACACGCGCTGAATCAAGACAATTAATCAATCATAAATCTATTATGGTAAATGATAAAATTGTCAATATAGCTTCATATCAAATATCTCCTAATGATCGCGTGTCAGTCAGAAGTAAATCTAAAAATCAATCACGTATAAAAGCGTCATTAATACTGGTTGAACAAAGAGAAAAACCAATTTGGTTAGAAGTTGATCCGACTAAAATGGAAGGTATATTTAAAAGATTTCCTGAACGTTCTGATTTATCTGCAGAGATCAATGAACACTTGATTGTTGAACTTTATTCTAAATAG
- the rpsE gene encoding 30S ribosomal protein S5 translates to MANIDKKNNSDLQEKLITVNRVSKTVKGGRIFSFTALTVVGNGNGRVGFGYGKAREVPAAIQKAMEKARRNMITIPLINKTLQHSLKGTHTGSKIFMKPASDGTGIIAGGAMRAVLEVAGVHNVLAKTYGSTNPINVVRATINGLMHMKSPEMIAAKRNKQIEEILG, encoded by the coding sequence ATGGCTAACATTGATAAAAAAAATAATAGTGATTTACAAGAAAAATTAATTACAGTAAATCGGGTATCAAAAACTGTAAAAGGTGGTCGTATATTTTCTTTTACAGCATTAACTGTAGTAGGAAATGGGAATGGTCGAGTTGGATTTGGTTATGGAAAAGCTCGTGAAGTTCCTGCTGCTATTCAAAAAGCCATGGAAAAAGCTAGACGTAATATGATTACTATTCCACTTATAAATAAAACTTTACAACATTCTTTAAAAGGGACTCACACTGGATCAAAAATTTTTATGAAACCAGCTTCTGATGGAACTGGTATTATTGCAGGTGGTGCTATGCGAGCAGTTTTAGAAGTAGCAGGAGTACATAATGTATTAGCTAAAACTTATGGTTCTACTAATCCAATCAATGTTGTTCGAGCTACTATCAATGGTCTAATGCATATGAAATCTCCAGAAATGATAGCAGCTAAGAGAAATAAACAAATTGAAGAGATATTAGGATAA
- the rpsH gene encoding 30S ribosomal protein S8 has protein sequence MSMQDPVSDMLTRIRNGQLANKYSVKMPLSKLKKSIVILLKKEGFIKDFNITGTSKLELEIFLKYFHGKPVIETIQRVSRPSLRIYKKKNKLPKVMDNLGIAVISTSQGIMTDRKARKIGLGGEIVCYVS, from the coding sequence ATGAGCATGCAAGATCCAGTATCAGATATGTTAACTCGTATTAGAAATGGTCAATTAGCTAATAAATATTCAGTAAAAATGCCTTTATCTAAATTAAAAAAATCAATTGTTATTTTATTAAAAAAAGAAGGTTTTATTAAAGATTTTAATATTACAGGAACTTCGAAATTAGAATTAGAGATATTTTTAAAATACTTTCATGGAAAACCTGTTATAGAAACAATTCAACGTGTTAGCCGTCCAAGTTTGAGAATATATAAAAAAAAGAATAAATTACCTAAAGTAATGGATAATTTAGGGATTGCTGTAATTTCTACTTCTCAAGGTATTATGACAGATCGAAAAGCTCGTAAAATAGGTTTGGGTGGTGAAATTGTTTGTTATGTATCTTAA
- the rplO gene encoding 50S ribosomal protein L15: MYLNTISPAYGAKQDRKRKGRGIGSGLGKTAGRGHKGQKSRSGSSIRRGFEGGQMPLYRRLPKFGFNSRKKNSTSEVRLTDISNLSTNIIDLNILKKEKIVKKNVKQAKIILTGKLKLSLIIRGLSVTKGARMEIERSGGKIEG, encoded by the coding sequence ATGTATTTGAACACTATTTCTCCAGCATATGGAGCAAAACAAGACAGAAAAAGAAAAGGAAGAGGCATTGGTTCTGGATTAGGAAAAACTGCAGGTAGAGGTCATAAAGGTCAAAAATCTAGATCAGGTAGTAGCATTCGTCGTGGTTTTGAAGGAGGTCAGATGCCTTTATATAGAAGACTTCCTAAATTTGGTTTTAATTCTCGAAAAAAAAATAGTACTTCTGAAGTACGTTTGACAGATATATCAAATTTATCTACAAATATTATTGATCTCAATATATTAAAGAAAGAGAAAATTGTTAAAAAAAATGTTAAACAAGCAAAGATTATTTTGACAGGAAAATTAAAACTTTCTTTAATTATACGAGGTTTGTCTGTGACTAAAGGTGCTCGTATGGAAATAGAACGTTCTGGTGGTAAAATTGAAGGATAA
- the rplF gene encoding 50S ribosomal protein L6, with protein MSRIAKRPILVPSNVNVELHEQVISIQGKYGHLSRTIHQSVKIEYLENKIMFFPRAGFSDSWAQAGTSRALVNSMIIGVSEKFTKKLQLSGVGYRVSMAKNNVISMSLGYSHPITYSLPQGISIENPSPAEIIVKGIDKQLVGQIAANLRAYRVPEPYKGKGIRYSNEIIRIKEAKKK; from the coding sequence ATGTCTCGTATTGCTAAACGTCCAATTTTAGTTCCTTCTAATGTTAATGTAGAATTACATGAACAAGTAATATCTATTCAAGGTAAATATGGACATCTTTCACGTACTATTCACCAATCAGTTAAAATTGAGTATCTAGAAAATAAAATTATGTTCTTTCCACGTGCAGGTTTTTCCGATAGTTGGGCCCAAGCAGGAACATCAAGAGCTTTAGTAAACTCTATGATTATAGGTGTTTCTGAAAAATTTACTAAAAAATTACAACTTTCTGGAGTTGGATACAGAGTTTCAATGGCGAAAAACAATGTAATTAGCATGTCATTAGGTTATTCTCATCCTATTACTTATTCTTTACCTCAAGGTATTAGTATAGAGAATCCTTCTCCTGCAGAAATAATAGTTAAAGGGATAGATAAACAATTAGTTGGACAAATCGCTGCTAATTTACGTGCTTATCGTGTTCCAGAACCTTATAAAGGAAAGGGTATTCGTTATTCGAATGAGATTATACGAATAAAAGAGGCGAAAAAGAAATAA
- a CDS encoding DNA-directed RNA polymerase subunit alpha: MQNAIIGLLKPRLVDIEQISTTHTKVTLEPLERGFGHTLGNALRRILLSSMPGCAVTEVEIDGVLHEYSTKEGIQEDILEILLNLKRLAVKVYGKDEVFLTLKKSGIGCVTAADIMHDGDVEIINPEHIICHLTYEKASIEMRIKVQRGRGYIPASSRVHIEDSSRPIGCLLVDACYSPIDRISYNVEAARVEQRTDLDKLIIEMETNGTIDPEEAIRRAATILAEQLEAFVDLRDVREPEIKEVKPEFEPILLRPVDDLELTVRSANCLKAEAIHYIGDLVQRTEVELLKTPNLGKKSLTEIKDILASRNLSLGMRLENWPPSSILDE; this comes from the coding sequence ATGCAGAATGCTATTATAGGTCTTTTGAAACCCCGACTTGTAGATATCGAACAAATTAGTACGACTCATACGAAAGTAACTTTAGAACCATTAGAAAGAGGATTTGGTCATACACTTGGCAATGCATTACGAAGAATTCTTCTTTCTTCTATGCCTGGATGTGCTGTAACTGAAGTTGAAATTGACGGCGTGCTTCATGAATATAGTACCAAAGAGGGTATACAAGAAGATATTTTAGAAATATTATTAAATTTAAAAAGATTAGCTGTTAAAGTATATGGAAAAGACGAAGTTTTTCTTACATTAAAAAAATCTGGTATTGGTTGTGTTACAGCTGCAGATATTATGCATGACGGAGATGTAGAAATTATTAATCCAGAACATATAATTTGTCATTTAACTTATGAAAAAGCTTCTATTGAAATGCGAATAAAAGTACAACGTGGTAGAGGTTATATTCCAGCGTCTTCTAGGGTTCATATAGAAGATAGTTCACGTCCTATTGGTTGTTTATTAGTAGATGCTTGCTATAGTCCAATAGATCGAATTTCTTATAATGTAGAAGCTGCTCGTGTAGAACAAAGAACAGATTTAGATAAGTTAATCATTGAAATGGAAACAAATGGTACTATTGATCCAGAAGAAGCAATTCGTCGAGCTGCTACTATTTTAGCAGAACAATTAGAAGCATTCGTTGATTTAAGAGATGTTCGTGAACCTGAAATAAAAGAAGTAAAACCTGAATTCGAACCTATTTTATTACGTCCTGTAGATGATTTAGAACTAACAGTAAGATCTGCTAATTGTCTTAAAGCTGAAGCAATACATTATATTGGTGATTTAGTACAAAGAACTGAAGTAGAGCTTTTAAAAACACCTAATTTAGGAAAGAAGTCTTTAACTGAAATTAAAGATATACTAGCTTCTCGAAATTTATCTCTTGGAATGAGATTAGAAAATTGGCCGCCATCAAGTATTTTAGATGAATAA
- the fmt gene encoding methionyl-tRNA formyltransferase yields MKKLKIIFAGTEYFSAEHLKMLIDSSQSIVSVITKPDLPSGRGQKITFSPVKKMSIKKHIPVLQPSNLHDKIFRETLLKLHADIMIVVSYGKIIPKEILTMFPKGCINVHASLLPRWRGPTPIQSSILYGDKKTGISIIKMNEKVDAGNILHSIECNISLKDTSQSLSYKLMKIGVQALSDVLTKISQDIIIEKKQNEKYAILSKKIYKKDGLLNWNSKAIKLERLIRAFNPWPVCHFIINNKIIKVWEAEVIFSSKPNLKIGEILFFNKHGIQINTSDKILNIQKLQFPGKKIMDVKNIFFSKNNFFRIGMII; encoded by the coding sequence TTGAAAAAACTAAAAATTATTTTTGCTGGAACAGAATATTTTTCTGCCGAACATCTAAAAATGTTAATCGATTCATCACAATCGATAGTATCAGTCATTACAAAACCAGATCTTCCTTCTGGTAGAGGACAAAAAATTACTTTTTCTCCTGTAAAAAAAATGTCTATAAAAAAGCATATTCCTGTTTTACAACCTTCAAATTTACATGATAAAATATTTCGAGAAACACTGTTAAAACTCCATGCAGATATAATGATTGTAGTATCCTATGGGAAAATAATACCAAAAGAAATTTTAACAATGTTTCCAAAAGGATGTATTAATGTTCATGCTTCACTATTACCAAGATGGAGAGGACCAACTCCTATTCAATCATCAATTTTATATGGTGATAAAAAAACAGGTATTAGTATAATTAAAATGAATGAAAAAGTCGATGCTGGTAATATACTACATTCTATTGAATGTAATATATCTTTAAAAGATACATCTCAAAGTTTATCATATAAATTAATGAAAATTGGAGTGCAAGCATTATCAGATGTTTTAACAAAAATTTCTCAAGATATAATTATTGAAAAAAAACAAAATGAAAAATATGCAATTTTATCAAAAAAAATTTATAAAAAAGACGGTTTGTTAAACTGGAATTCAAAAGCAATTAAATTAGAACGTTTAATACGAGCATTCAATCCATGGCCTGTTTGTCATTTTATTATCAATAATAAAATAATAAAAGTATGGGAGGCAGAAGTTATTTTCAGTTCTAAACCTAATTTAAAAATAGGAGAAATTTTATTTTTTAATAAACATGGAATTCAAATAAATACATCCGATAAAATACTAAATATTCAAAAATTACAATTTCCTGGAAAAAAGATTATGGATGTAAAAAATATATTTTTTTCAAAAAACAATTTCTTTAGAATTGGTATGATTATATAA
- the rpmD gene encoding 50S ribosomal protein L30 — MKNIKITQIKSAIGRLPKHRKTLIGLGLRYIGHTVIRENTAAIQGMIRKISYILKIQEE; from the coding sequence ATGAAAAATATAAAAATCACTCAAATAAAAAGTGCTATAGGAAGATTGCCTAAACATAGAAAAACACTAATTGGTCTTGGATTACGTTATATTGGACACACTGTAATACGTGAAAATACAGCCGCAATTCAAGGTATGATAAGAAAAATTTCTTATATTTTAAAAATACAAGAGGAATAA
- the rpmJ gene encoding 50S ribosomal protein L36: protein MKVQASVKTLCRNCKIIRRHNVVRVICSNNPKHKQRQG, encoded by the coding sequence ATGAAAGTACAAGCTTCTGTAAAAACACTATGTAGAAATTGTAAAATTATACGAAGACATAATGTTGTACGAGTGATTTGTAGTAACAACCCAAAGCATAAACAACGTCAAGGTTAA
- the rplQ gene encoding 50S ribosomal protein L17, translated as MRHRKRGRQLSRNRSHLNAMLKNMTCSLFLHEIIKTTLAKAKELRRVAEPIITLSKVDTIAHRRLVFSRIRDNEIVAKLFKTLGPSFISRSGGYTRILKCGFRSGDKAPMAYIELVDRVKKTKKEVIAKK; from the coding sequence ATGCGTCATAGAAAAAGAGGTCGACAATTAAGTCGTAATCGTAGTCATCTCAATGCTATGCTGAAAAATATGACATGTTCACTTTTTTTACATGAGATTATTAAAACTACACTTGCAAAAGCAAAAGAATTAAGGCGCGTTGCAGAACCTATCATAACTTTATCTAAAGTAGATACTATTGCACATAGACGATTAGTATTTTCTCGTATTCGTGATAATGAAATAGTAGCAAAATTATTTAAAACATTAGGTCCTAGTTTTATTAGTAGATCAGGTGGTTATACACGTATTTTAAAATGTGGTTTTAGATCAGGTGATAAAGCTCCTATGGCTTATATTGAATTAGTTGATCGTGTGAAAAAAACCAAAAAAGAAGTTATTGCAAAAAAATAA